DNA from Rosa rugosa chromosome 6, drRosRugo1.1, whole genome shotgun sequence:
CAATGCCAACTACTATGAGGCTGAGATGTTACCCAATTTTTTACCAACCTTTACCTAAACTAAACCGCCTCTATGATTATATATCATATACTTAATCTTTGCTTCATCTCTCACTTCTTTCCCTTTCCCTTTTGTTGGTGTCATGATAAGGAAGTGCAGACTGAGAATGATTTGCAATGCTTCACTTACCTTAGAAGCCAAGCCACATTTATAGCCCTTCCCCATTCTCATGTATCATTATCACTCACTTTTCACTACCCActtcttagaaaaaaaaaaaagttactttTTGGACCAAACATGGTAGTTGGATAGATGAATGTCCAAACACAAAAGAGCCTGAGCTCGATGCAACTGAAGCGAAATTTTACCAACAATCTGCTTTCAATCTTCCTCAGATTTCATCAATTTCCTCATATGTTCGAAACAATTCATTTTTGCATATAACCTTCAAATTTGATCATGAGATTTTCGAATGAGAGAAACGTTGCAAGcatttttggaatttgattatgATATAAAAGAACCTTAAaaaattggaagaaaaaaaaatttcttagcAAAGTTATGTGAGATATAACCAGTAAAATATGTGTAATTATTTAGGTCGTGATGTATTTAAATCGGGGTAGAATATGTGTAATGGTTTAGGTCGTGACGTTTTGAATCGGGTTAGAAACGATCCGTTCCAAAAATAATCATAGGGTCGCGGATCTGAAAATTTCAACTAAAGCATTGGTATCACCTTGAGATTATTTTTCTTCAAAGACAAATTATACAATAACTTAaattacaaggaaaaaaaaaagcctaaGAAACTTTCTCAAGAGGGTAATGAtcgtcttcgtcttcctcaAAAACCCAGCTAAAGTTTCACGCTTGGTCGCTTGCCACCAACATTAGTTTAATGTTTAATCAACTTTTATCAAAGACCCTCTAAAGTTTTCCATATAATAATCTCCTTCCCAAATAGTTGTTCCATTCATTCCACACATATAAGACCATGATGCTCAAATTTTGAGCTTCATAAACCCCATACAAATTAAGCTCACATTCATACAAATAAAATTCTATTTCTACATGCACAAAATGAAGTCACCCCcattctcttcctcttcttccttctccgttTTGCGTAAAGCTCGCCTCTCTCCCTACCTCTTCACCCTCCTCGCCTTCATTCTCTTCGTCGCCGTCCTCTACGGCGAGGACCTCATGTGCATTTTCAGCCGGCAACTCGAACCCGCCGCCGCCTTCTCCGACCATCTCGTCGTCAAACCCGGTGAGTCAACTCACCGAGTTCAGCTGAAGATTTTCCGACCCCAGAAACAGCGGTTTCAGTGGTTCAACTGACTTgggttgttttgttttgtgggcCTAGGGAAGATCAAGAGGCAGAAGCTGCCGTTCTCCATCGGGAAGACTGATCCGGAGTGCGACATCTTCACCGGAAGATGGGTTTGGGACGAGTCGAATCGGCCGCTTTACGAGGAATCGGAGTGTCCCTACATCCAGCCACAGCTGACTTGCCAAGAACACGGACGGCCGGATAAGGACTACCAGAAATGGCGGTGGCAGCCGGACGGCTGTGATCTTCCCAGGTCAGTAGTAAAGCGTTTTCTAGATCTCAGAGATTAGCCAAATCCAAACGCGTTTAATGTAGAAACGCATTTTTAAGAAAGTCGGAGTCTTTTTGGGTTAAAGACTCGGACTTTCCTGTTGTTTCTTCACACCGACAAAACCAAAGACTAGAGATTTGTTGGGTTCCTGTGTTAGTGTCTTCCTTGGTTCATAAAACGACAGCGTTTTGGCTTTGTCGTTAACATGCCAGAGCGGTTTTTGCAACCCGGACCGGCTGGGAGGCCGGCCTGCAAGTCGTGGGTAGGGGGACACGTGTCCTTTTTGCACGATCTCTTCTAGTTCAAGTCAAATATGTGAGCTGCATTTTATGTTCTGGAAGAGAGTTGATGATCCTATTTTACATCTGTCCTTGTGCGGGACAAATTATAAAAGAGCCCCTTCAAATATTTGATTTTATGTTTTGTGCCCATAATTTTTGGGATTTTCGTATGGGTCCATACTACATGTGCATTTTGGCATTAGGGATTTTGGTATAACATATGGGGTCCTTGACATACATGATGTATATAGTTAATATAAGTAGTTACGTATGAATATAATTCGGACATTTTGATTTGAAACTATGTGTAATTGTCTGTGTATAATACGCTCATGTTCTGATTACAAATTTCGTGTTTTTCCACTCTTTAGAAGGTTTATGAAAAACACATGGGATTatttttggaatttttttttttatctagtaGTAATGTAGTATAATACAAGTGTAATGTGCAAATTTACTATCTAGGATGTTTGATTCTTATGTTCAAATAACTCTTCATATGTTAAAAGCTTGTACCAAATTTTACAGCTTCAATGCTACTTTAATGCTGGAGACTCTACGAGGGAAGCGGATGATGTTTGTGGGAGATTCTCTGAACAGGGGTCAGTATGTTTCTATGATTTGTCTTCTCCACTCCCTTATTCCCGATGAAGCCAAATCCATGGAAACCTTCGACTCAGATTCACGAACTGTTTTCACAGCCAAGGTGACATTTCACtggatttttattttctgcttACTAATTACTGGTCATATGTACATTCACATCGATCTTACTTGATTGATTTTTCATCACAAACTTCAGGATTACAATGCCACAATTGAGTTCTATTGGGCGCCATTTCTTCTTGAGTCGAACTCGGATAATGCTGTCAACCATAGGATATCGGATAGGCTTGTCAGGAAAGGGTCCATGAATTACCATGGCAAACACTGGAAGGGGGTTGATGTATTGGTGTTCAATACCTATCTGTGGTGGATGACCGGCCAGAAATTTAAGATCTTGTATATTCTTTACTCCTTCCTATCAAATTATTaagaaataataatattaagGAAATTCGTAAACTATCTCTATAATCAACAAATGTCTAATAGCTTGAGTTTTATTTTTCCAGGCAAGGGTCTTTCGAAGATGAGGTGAAAGATATTGTGGAGGTGCCAACCGCGGAGGCTTATCGTATGGCAATGAAAAGTATGCTAAGATGGGTGCGGAGGAACATGGACCGCAATAAGACAAGGGTCTTTTTCACCAGCATGTCACCTTCCCATGGAAAGTGAGTCAAATTACCATGATTTTTTTAACCTCTATATTTATTCTCATTCTTGCAAGTGCATACACATAGTTTGCCAAGTTGTGGTGATCACTTGGTAAATTCAATGTAAAGTAAATTTTCTTAGAATGGAAAGTTGTAGTTGAAGTTTGTACAAAGGTGGAGGCCTAATATTTGAAGTGCTTTGGCAGGAGTATTGACTGGGGAGGTGAACCAAACGGGAACTGTTACAATCAAACTAGTTTGATCGAAGATCCTAACTATTGGGGTTCAGATTCCCGGAAAAATATAATGGAGGTAATAGGAGAAGAATTCAGGAAGTCAAAGGTGCCCATTTCATTCCTCAACATCACCCAGCTCTCGAGTTATCGCAAAGATGCACACACGTCAATCTACAAGAAGCAGTGGAGTCCATTGACTCCAGAGCAATTAGCAAACCCTGTTAGCTATGCAGATTGTGTTCATTGGTGTTTGCCTGGTCTGCAGGATACTTGGAATGAGCTTCTCTTTGCCAAAATGTTCTATCCTTGATCCttgtaaaagaaaagaaaggagaaaaaagaaaaaggaaacatTGCAATAGAATGGTTAAAATTAACCATAAAACATGTGATTGGGAAGACAAAGAGAAGCTGTGTAAATTTGATAGTGATTTTCATGGGAAAAAAAGGTGGGGAATGGCCATAGGAGGAAACTGATTGATGTATTTTGACGATCGTAtatgaaatgaaattttttgCTAAATGTGATTAAGGCCTTTGAAGTTCTTTTGTGATTCTTGTGAAGATGACCTCTGAACTTTGCACATCATCATCCATCAGACAGTACCCTCATAagaattttcttttctgtttcaaCCTAATCTGGTAGTTTATTTAGTGATTGCACAAATAGAAAGTTTGGTACTAATTTGACTAGAAATTTTCCTAAATGAAAATCGAACAAACATCAAGATCAAAGTCGAATATTAATTCAACATCtatgaaaattgaaaagtaTCGGGTCGGTTGTCCTCTCCACATCCAATTACAAATCAAGTCCTTCAAATTCAGTCGTAAATTCATCGGAAAACAACATTTCAGTCATAAACCTTAAACCCCAGGATAACCTCTTCCCAGTCGTTACATTTCATGCAAAATATGAAGCCACCACCACTAttgtcttcttctcctcctctttcACTGTTCACCTTTCTCACTCTCATTCTCTTCTTGTTCTTGGCCATACCGTCAGGACCTTATGTACAACTTCACCCCACAGCTCCAACTCGGCCCCGGCAGCTTCAACCTCCGTGGACTCATCAGCACAACGTACTGGTGATTGATCAGTACTACTCAAACCAAATAATTCCACCtagtcaaattttttttctttcatgaaAGTGACATACAAACGAGAATTGttagggctgtcactcggtcagttctaatcggttataggtattacgtTAAACTGAGTTGGGTTTTTTGTGTGTTTTGGGGTTAGATAGGATCAGGAGGGAGAAGCCTCCATTGGCTAAGACTAGGGAGGAGCCTCCATTGGCTAAGAAGACTATGGAGGAAGAAGGGTGTGACATTTCCAAAGGTTTGGGACGAGTTGACTCGGCTGCATTACCAAGAATCGGAGTGTCCGTACATTCAGCCACAGTTGACTTGCCGAGAACATGGACGGCCGGACAAGGACTACCAGAAATGGAGATGGCAGCCTTACGGCTGTGATCTTCCCAGGTCAGTTTACCATCCATGCATGACGCCTTATTCTGTAGTTTCATTCATATAACTCTGTCtaatttatttcaaaaaaaaaaaaaaaaatcacacacacacactatgtCTAATTTTATTTGGGCGGACGAAGTTTGGCCCAAAAAGTTAAACTCAATCCAAACAAGAATCCTTACGCTTCAAAATGATTGGGCCGGTTTTTTAGTTTCGTCGGTGTGGGTAGCTTATGGTACAAGACAGTTTCAATAAAAATGGGCCTTGGAATAGCAAATGTGTGTTTGTGCTAACATGCTAATTCTTATGAACACATATTTTAATATCGGCCGCAACTTAGGCTTCTTAAACATAGAACATAGTtacttgaccaaaaaaaaaaaaaacatagaacaTAGCTATTAGAAGGTGTTAAAGTTTGGGGAACTGAAAGATTTTGAAGGGTTTTTTGGTTCTATTTTACTGTTTCTTATTGTTACATAAAAAGATATATAAAAGGATTAGATAAAAATGTTATTGGTTGTAGACAAATTAAGGGATGGAATATTCTTACGGAATTATGGCATTTTTCCTAGCACTCGCATATAAtctaacaaaaatgaaaaaattgcAATTCTTTACCAAAGCCTGTGGAATTATGATCTTGATGCTGGATTAATTGGGTAACATGAGAGCAATATTAACCTTGTCACAATTTTTTTTACACAGATTCAATGCCTCTTTGATGCTTAAGACTCTACAAGGGAAACGGATGATGTTCGTTAGAGACTCTCTAAACCGGGGTCAGTATGTTTCCATGGTTTGTCTTCTCCACTCACTCATCCCCGACGATGCCAAGTCCATGGAAACTTTCGACTCACGAAATGTTTTCACAGCCAAGGTCACATTTCATGTACTTTCAGTTTACTTCATGTCAAGGGTGTACATTCATAGTTTATTAAGTTCTCAGTTTTCTTAATTTCTTCCTAATGTTTATAGGATTACAATGCAACGATTGAGTTCTACTGGCCGGGCAACATTTCTGCTTGAATCAAACTCAGGCAATGCTCTCCACCATAGGGTATCCCATAGGATTGCAAGGAAAGGATCAATCAATAAGCATGGAAAACATTGGAAGAATGTTGATATGTTGGTGTTTAACACTTACATATGGTGGATGACCAGTTCGAAGTTTataattttctatatatatacattctAACTTTCTCATACTAAACGATATATCCAAATTTCTTTTCTCTATTTAATTACCCATTCCTCCTACTATATACATGACTTACTAACAAAATTCTCAGGCTAGGATCCTTTGATGATGAGGTGAAAAATATTGCGGAGGTGCCAATCACAGAGGCTTATCGTATGGCCATGAAAAGTTTAATAAGATGGGTGGAGATTGGAGAAGAATACAGATCCTAAGAAGAGAAGGCTATTTTTCACTAGCATGCCACCTCTCCATGGAAAGTGACATATTATCCCTACATAGATTTGGGCAAAAAGCCTTGCTGTTATCACCAACAAATGGTACCAGAGAAGGTGGAGATGGACTCCAACTTGCATGAGGTGACATCCTAGCTCAACATAGTTCTGATACCACTTTGTCGGAAATAACTAATTCCTTGTGAATAATTAGCGCTATGTCATATAAAtgccccgtttggatggcaggaaatcatggtatggaatgagaattaatttcattttccattcagacgtgtcgtttggttgtaattaaatattggaaatgaaataaaaaataagatttgactggaaattgactccctcataaagcctgaatagaattacctagtcaggggtggtattctatttccatttcccactgtcaaaggcaaaattacattaattatccctctaaaaatttatattccccaccaatattccttataaattgatgtactttaattagtaagagggcaatattgaaaattataatttcatatttcattcttatgacttaccaaacactacaatagaaatgaaaaactaattccaaaatttaatttctagtaatattccaaacactcacatggaaataccaaaacatattccattccatatccgtctggaaaggaaaataaatcattttccaattttgacattcctgcGAACCAAATGGGGAGGTGCCTAGTGTAATCATATTATATAGGGAAGTGTTGACTCGtaatcacatttttttttctaattgaagttcttataaaaaaaaaaaaacaaaattaagttactaaagacaaaaaattaagttATAAAAAATACTTAGAGAGTAAATTATAAAATGAAGAATATGAATTTAATTCccatattatatattatatattattttgttagCTTTTTGATGTGAAAATTAGCCCTTTGTAAACACGTGCAACTTGTATGTTGAGCTATACCACCCAATGAAGATTTCTGGATGTTACCTCTAAAGTGAAAACTTTACCGTGAATTTGAATGTGTGATTACATCCCACAACgaaagttttattttatttttattttttttgaataaagggctggtgcggctgccctcaaggcttgattaatgaaactggcGAATACAATGGGGGaatattgagcctaaacccctgattacaataggcacctagagaacatcctgaaataatatcatgactctctactaaacaattgtattcaattacgcaccaactagcaaagagcgctctacagacgactctatttgctttacagcggtgacacaacagaaagataactcgatctgcaactcgattacagcatagcataatttccatactcacagctttcccatcatgttgccactggaaaatacatccaatgacactaagtttcaccctgccactaggaaacaacgaccatttgaccaagcaaagaactcaccgcctacctagagcagacataTTACTGCCACTaagaggttgcgaccatttgccaACGCAAGGAACTCGCCACCAACTTAGAGCAGACCAGGCACACAGAGTGCACAtaccgggaccaagcccacagactcctaagtggctctccattataacttttagctatctcgctcctaaatatagagagcgagatgaggctctctataatttaaaacattttttttaagttattttatgtaatttataaaaacATTTAAACTCTTTAAtcatcatttaaaaaataatataaattcaaaattagctaaaatataTAGCATtgatacagacgtatttctaaagttgctagccaaaatgactttctagctattttagctaaaatttaactaaaaaatggctagcattatTAAAGATGCTCTAATAAGAGAGGCATTCAGCAAACCAAAGGTGCCAATTACACTTCTGAACATCACCAAACTCTCAGGCTATCGCAGAGACGCACACACGTCAATATACAAGAAGCAATGGAGTCCAGGGCAGTTGGCAAACCCTACTAGCTATACAGATTGTGTATTGGTGCTTGCCTGGCCTTCATGATACTTGGAATGAGCTTCTTGCAAAATTTTTCTATCCTTGATTGATTCTACTAAAAAATGGTGTGTGCGTAGCTAGGGTAAGGAAATTTGTTATTGTCTTATAGttgaaatattatatatatgaaaattCTGTTCGATGTTGAAGATTGATTGCTTGGGTTGTGATATATAGTGGCAAAGATGCGTACACTACCATCCATATTATATTCAAATTTCATTTAAAACTAAATCTCTACTAGCTAGGCTGCTAGGGTTCCTTCACCTTGCTCTATGTCCACTTGCAATAGTAGTTGCGCGTCACAAATGATATCCATTTCGGATTTGTCTAAGAGTTTGAATATCTATAAATAACTAATTTTTTTGtcgaattttaatttttaagcaACATCTAAACtagttttaatttttgaaatttaaacTGATACTCTATACTTTCTTTCATATTTTGTTAATATGAATTAGCTGATATATTTACAAATACCAATATTTAGAAATTTGGTTAAGAGTGACTCATTATTTCCCCGTTTAGATATTGTTCTCAGGCCAATCGATTCCTTGTCCcttttatgcattttttcactCCTTCTAATTACTATAACAAGTAAACAAATGAACTAGTAGATCTACTAGTTAATAAtctaataaggaaaataattttcttttataaatAATACATAACAAATTGAATTGATCTGTAAAGAAGAATGACTCATTATAAGTAAGGAGCTAAACATGGTTAGTCGTTCGATCTGTTATTAGTTATTACAAGCATTAGTTCGTAAGCTCATGGTCATCTTGAAAACTCAGTCGATGTTGTTTACtaataaatttttgaaaatggCAGCTAGTGATCACAACTGATGAGAAATCTCGGTACCCTTTGGACCTTAGAAGTCGACGGTGGGTTCAAGAAATTTCAGCAATGAATTATACAAGTTTTTTGTTTGGTCTAGTCAAATCAAACTCTTAGGTCGACACGTACAGACTAATGGATGGCTTTGATTTCATTCTCTTGCAAAACGAGTGAGGGATCACACATTAATATTTTTGCATCCATTTGCCAACTTGCTTAATCAAGTTGCAGATGGATAGAACCATCCTAGCTTGTTGCACACAGCAACATATAGTACACGAGGAAGAAGATAGAATATAAAAGGAGGTAGCTAGCTCAATTTTTTGCAACTTGTTCATTATATTGTTTCCCAATATCACTTATCAAAGTCAAGTTGCAATCTTTGCAGCTAGCTTAGCTGGTTTAGCCATGTTTGATTCGATCAATcgccaaaatcaaatcactgtTTGTACAAATAATAATATAATATTCAAACATGGGGTGGTAAGggggtttctatttttgtatctattttttctttattaacaTTGGGGTGGTAAGGAGGTttctttaccaaaaaaaaaatatatataatattcaAACACTGCGTTCACGCGCTTCCATGGAAAAATTCCAATATAGCTAGCTAGTTcgttttaattattatttttcttttgtaaattacaagtttgaaattgaaatgttcTCTTCTGTTTTATACAATCTtcaaagaaaattgcaaattgCAAAAGCTAGACAACTCTGCCGGACTGACTGCATCCGCATGGTAGCTAGCTAACATATTTAACACACGAAAATCAAGTACAAAGGGCACCAAATACTACCCAAATTATATAGAATAATAATAGAGCTACGCAACAGTTGTTCTTAAATGATATCACATGATACTATAGATAATAGTTGATGTACATGCATTCATGCACATATCATGTCAAATATTGATAACTATTTGATTTCCTTCATGAACAAGGTTTATTAAAGgataaaaagagaagaaaactgAAAGGACGAGAGCACTATATATTTTGTGCTTAACTAATCAACGGGAAGACAATCAATTGTTTCCAAAAATTATATGTTATGTTTTTACAAAATTATGTGTTAAAATGTCTAAAAACTTCTCTAAAGTGTTGTACAAAGGTTGAAAGTTCGAAAATATGCACTACAATTAGACGATATGAGCAAAATTCCGCCTCTCAATCTTCATTATTGCCTCATCGGACTAAAGTACGTGATTGATCTAAAGTCCGATAATACTAGTTCTTCCTTTCTTAGgtttagtttgggattgctgtgctgtgagcGGAAACATTTTCAAATTTGCTGTGAGAGCAAGCACTTCTGATTTTGCTGTGACAAGaagcagctgagtgtttggtaaactgtttttgaAAGTGTTGTGAAAACGAAAAGCAATTTCAGAATGTTTGGTAAACAATGAGTAAAAAGTGCTTTGATGACTTATAATTACTAAAAAAGACATAAATGTTGAAAATACCCAAATAAATACcactaaataaaaaaatttatgttcatCTAATTCTTCTTATATTTTCTAttgatttttccttttgtttttttggagtgcatttttctattgatttttccttttggtttttttttttggagtgcATTTGGGACTAGCCCAAAGAAACAACGAattaccaaaaataaaataaaaaatcaaatcaaataagCTTAGAAACAAGAAGTCAAGAATTGAACAATAAACAAAAACATAAGAAGACCATTATCTCTCCTCATCCACAACGATCAGGGCAGAAGGAAGAAAAGCCACATAGTCAATTTCATCTTTATCTTGTTGATTAATTTTCCTTGTGATCTACCTTTCCACTCCGTTTCTTCGCTCAATTTCATTTACCCATATTcgtttccccttttttttttcactctctctctcttcactctcATGAATTCTGCATATATgctttgttttgggttttgaaatttAACCATGGTGAGATGCTGTGATGATCGATTATGTCGAGTTTGTTCCCAAATGGGAAGGGGATTTTGAGTCGGCTTTTAATCTTGCAGGTGCCATTATGAGTTTCTTTTCTGGGAATTTTGAGattgttttctgggtttcaattTGATGTTGATGAGCTCTTGAGATATGGAGATGGGTCTGACTATCTGAGTCTACTTTGCTGATTGATTTTGAGAGTTTGGGATTATGGGTCAGATGTTTTACCTCTTCAAAATTGGGGGATGTTGCTCTCTTGAATTTTAGTGAAGAGGAAGAGGGAAGAGGCGGAGGTGCTGTAGATGAGGCTGTCGAGATCTTTGCAGAGGGAAGAGTGCGAGAGAGAAGGATGTAAAAGTGAGAAAAGCATGAGGACAATTCGGATATTCatcaaaatttcatttaatCTTCCGCGTCCAGAGTTGATTCTCGCAAAAGCTACAAATTGTAGCTTCTTCAATTCGGTGGTTGGGAGAAGCGCTTCGGGTCAGAAGTTGATTCTCCATGGTTTACCAAACACCACCAAACAATATCAGAAGCGCTTTTGAGATCAAAAGCAGTTtcaaaatcaatcccaaactaagccttagTTTCTTGCTTTTGACTTGACAAATCTTACTTCAATATTAGAGAGATTCTTACGTAGGGCAAACATACCACATGACTGGTAGGGCTGCTCAATTAGTGAACATACAATAGGATGTTTTgggtattttattttaataaataatGATAAATTCGGAATAcacttaaaaaaatttaaattttaattaGACTGCTCCACCGCTACGTAGTATATTTGCCCCATGTAATAATTTCTCCCAatattggaaattattctatgcaccgacgatgcaagtgacccaaccattataaaataatctcaacccttgatatttattatcaactttatttttaataaacaaaaagtgt
Protein-coding regions in this window:
- the LOC133718462 gene encoding protein trichome birefringence-like 33 isoform X1; its protein translation is MHKMKSPPFSSSSSFSVLRKARLSPYLFTLLAFILFVAVLYGEDLMCIFSRQLEPAAAFSDHLVVKPGKIKRQKLPFSIGKTDPECDIFTGRWVWDESNRPLYEESECPYIQPQLTCQEHGRPDKDYQKWRWQPDGCDLPSFNATLMLETLRGKRMMFVGDSLNRGQYVSMICLLHSLIPDEAKSMETFDSDSRTVFTAKDYNATIEFYWAPFLLESNSDNAVNHRISDRLVRKGSMNYHGKHWKGVDVLVFNTYLWWMTGQKFKILQGSFEDEVKDIVEVPTAEAYRMAMKSMLRWVRRNMDRNKTRVFFTSMSPSHGKSIDWGGEPNGNCYNQTSLIEDPNYWGSDSRKNIMEVIGEEFRKSKVPISFLNITQLSSYRKDAHTSIYKKQWSPLTPEQLANPVSYADCVHWCLPGLQDTWNELLFAKMFYP
- the LOC133718462 gene encoding protein trichome birefringence-like 33 isoform X2, with translation MHKMKSPPFSSSSSFSVLRKARLSPYLFTLLAFILFVAVLYGEDLMCIFSRQLEPAAAFSDHLVVKPGESTHRVQLKIFRPQKQRQKLPFSIGKTDPECDIFTGRWVWDESNRPLYEESECPYIQPQLTCQEHGRPDKDYQKWRWQPDGCDLPSFNATLMLETLRGKRMMFVGDSLNRGQYVSMICLLHSLIPDEAKSMETFDSDSRTVFTAKDYNATIEFYWAPFLLESNSDNAVNHRISDRLVRKGSMNYHGKHWKGVDVLVFNTYLWWMTGQKFKILQGSFEDEVKDIVEVPTAEAYRMAMKSMLRWVRRNMDRNKTRVFFTSMSPSHGKSIDWGGEPNGNCYNQTSLIEDPNYWGSDSRKNIMEVIGEEFRKSKVPISFLNITQLSSYRKDAHTSIYKKQWSPLTPEQLANPVSYADCVHWCLPGLQDTWNELLFAKMFYP